One window from the genome of Populus alba chromosome 15, ASM523922v2, whole genome shotgun sequence encodes:
- the LOC118052003 gene encoding protein KINESIN LIGHT CHAIN-RELATED 3, with the protein MPGIVMDGINEEAIVNEMNGNSVPMKENSVPNKSPRSASSPHGLHSAGPGLDPPVDAVAVHGVAVDGVVDTSIEQLYENVCDMQSSDQSPSRHSFASDGEESRIDSELCHLVGGEMREVEIMEEEEVDKPEHDTRSNSSSKKGSSSGSKKSGKLEKIKSASTKSASSSSSKKQLESEASSKLSPKGKSPPEKPPIDKWNDKNLKKGNVGNRLMKKRRDSPPGGVKLLNGTKDESGLDNPDLGRFLLKQARDLVSSGDNPQKALELALRASKSFEICANGKSSLELVMCLHVTAAIHCSIGQYREAIPILEHSIEIPVPEEGQEHALAKFAGYMQLGDTYAMLGQVENSTNCYSTGLEVQKKVLGETDPRVGETCRYLAEAHVQALQFDDAQMVCQMALDIHRENGSPASLEEAADRRLMGLICETKGDHEAALEHLVLASMAMVANGQESEVASIDCGIGDAYLSLSRYDEAVFAYQKALTAFKTTKGENHPSVASVFVRLADLYNKTGKLRDSKSYCENALRIYEKPVPGIPPEEIASGLSDVSAIYESMNELDQAIKLLGKSLKIYNDAPGQQSTIAGIEAQMGVMYYMMGDYSESYNSFKNAISKLRASGEKKSAFFGIALNQMGLSCVQRYAINEAAELFEEAKIILEQECGPYHPDTLGVYSNLAGTYDAMGRLDDAIEILEYVVEMREEKLGTANPDVVDEKKRLAELLKEAGRARSRKARSLENLLDGNSHDINKDGITVS; encoded by the exons ATGCCTGGAATTGTTATGGATGGAATTAACGAGGAAGCGATAGTGAATGAAATGAACGGAAACTCAGTGCCGATGAAGGAAAATTCTGTGCCTAATAAGTCTCCTAGGAGTGCATCGAGCCCCCACGGCCTTCACAGTGCTGGCCCTGGCCTAGATCCTCCTGTTGATGCAGTTGCTGTTCATGGTGTGGCTGTTGATGGGGTGGTTGACACCTCCATCGAGCAGCTTTATGAGAATGTATGTGATATGCAGAGTTCTGATCAGTCCCCCTCTAGGCATAGCTTTGCATCTGATGGTGAAGAGTCTAGGATTGATTCAGAGTTGTGCCATCTGGTAGGAGGAGAGATGAGAGAGGTTGAGATAATGGAAGAGGAGGAAGTGGATAAGCCTGAGCATGACACTCGTAGCAACTCTTCTTCTAAGAAGGGAAGTTCATCAGGGAGCAAGAAGTCAGGGAAATTGGAAAAGATCAAATCTGCAAGCACCAAGTCTGCTTCTTCAAGCTCCTCCAAGAAGCAATTGGAATCTGAAGCGTCATCAAAGTTGAGTCCTAAGGGAAAAAGTCCTCCAGAGAAACCTCCTATTGATAAATGGAATgataagaatttgaaaaaagGAAATGTAGGAAACAGATTAATGAAGAAACGAAGGGATTCTCCTCCGGGTGGAGTGAAGTTACTGAATGGAACGAAGGATGAATCGGGGTTAGATAATCCAGATCTTGGCCGGTTTTTGCTAAAGCAAGCAAGGGATTTGGTTTCTTCGGGGGATAATCCTCAGAAAGCTCTTGAATTAGCTCTTCGAGcatcaaaatcatttgaaataTGTGCAAATGGTAAATCCAGTTTAGAACTGGTAATGTGTTTGCATGTCACAGCAGCAATACACTGCAGCATAGGCCAGTACAGAGAGGCCATTCCCATCCTTGAGCATTCAATTGAGATTCCGGTGCCTGAGGAAGGCCAAGAGCATGCCCTTGCCAAGTTTGCTGGTTACATGCAGTTGGGTGATACTTATGCGATGCTGGGCCAGGTTGAGAATTCAACAAATTGCTACTCAACAGGATTGGAGGTGCAGAAAAAAGTTCTGGGAGAAACTGACCCTAGAGTCGGTGAGACTTGTAGATATTTGGCTGAGGCCCATGTTCAAGCATTGCAGTTTGATGATGCTCAGATGGTTTGTCAGATGGCTCTAGACATTCATAGAGAGAATGGTTCTCCTGCTTCTCTAGAAGAAGCAGCAGATCGACGGCTTATGGGTCTTATATGTGAAACAAAGGGAGATCATGAGGCTGCTCTTGAGCATCTTGTGTTAGCCAGTATGGCCATGGTGGCAAATGGCCAGGAATCTGAGGTGGCCTCTATTGATTGTGGCATTGGAGATGCTTACTTATCTTTGTCTAGGTATGACGAGGCTGTTTTTGCTTATCAAAAAGCACTCACAGCTTTTAAGACAACGAAAGGAGAGAATCATCCATCTGTTGCTTCAGTGTTTGTTCGTTTGGCTGATTTATATAACAAAACTGGGAAGTTGAGGGACTCTAAATCGTATTGTGAGAATGCCCTTAGGATTTATGAAAAGCCTGTTCCAGGGATCCCTCCAGAGGAGATCGCTAGTGGTCTCAGTGATGTTTCTGCTATCTATGAATCAATGAATGAGCTTGATCAGGCAATCAAGTTGCTTGGAAAGTCATTAAAGATATATAATGATGCCCCTGGTCAGCAAAGCACTATTGCTGGAATCGAAGCCCAAATGGGGGTCATGTACTACATGATGGGAGATTATTCTGAATCTTACAACTCCTTCAAAAATGCAATTTCTAAGCTCCGTGCAAGTGGAGAGAAGAAATCTGCCTTCTTTGGCATTGCTCTTAACCAAATGGGTCTCTCCTGTGTTCAGCGCTATGCTATTAATGAGGCAGCAGAGTTGTTTGAGGAAGCCAAGATTATTTTAGAACAAGAGTGTGGACCATATCACCCTGACACTCTTGGGGTATATAGCAATCTTGCTGGCACTTACGATGCCATGGGCAG GTTGGATGATGCAATTGAAATCTTAGAGTATGTAGTTGAGATGAGAGAGGAAAAGCTTGGGACAGCAAATCCCGATGttgttgatgagaaaaaaaGGTTGGCCGAGTTGTTGAAAGAAGCGGGAAGAGCTCGGAGCAGAAAAGCTAGGTCACTGGAGAACCTCCTTGATGGCAACTCTCATGACATAAACAAAGATGGCATTACGGTATCATAA
- the LOC118052002 gene encoding uncharacterized protein, whose protein sequence is MEGAGSREYRKGLWTAEEDRILMDYVKVHGKGKWNRAAKVTGLRRGGKSCRLRWMNYLSPSVKRGAFSEEEDDLIIRLHKLLGNRWSLIAGRIPGRTDNQVKNHWNTHLSIKLGVKKGKSKISSSKSSKKMEANFDTNLSSNDRLIPSNKTETELQNVIEDSHEKEIEITSMHEPILTSDCYENFWLFNDDSYLYTPSLMELLDE, encoded by the exons ATGGAAGGAGCTGGGAGTAGAGAATATAGAAAAGGGCTGTGGACAGCGGAGGAAGATAGAATCTTGATGGATTACGTGAAGGTGCATGGCAAAGGGAAGTGGAATCGCGCAGCAAAAGTCACAG GCCTCAGGAGAGGTGGCAAAAGCTGCAGGTTAAGATGGATGAATTATCTAAGCCCTAGTGTTAAGCGCGGGGCTTTCTCAGAGGAAGAAGATGACCTTATCATCCGGCTCCATAAGCTTCTTGGCAATAG gtggtCTCTAATTGCTGGTCGGATTCCGGGAAGAACAGATAATCAAGTGAAGAATCATTGGAACACTCATTTGAGCATAAAACTAGGGGTTAAGAAGGGAAAATCTAAGATTAGCTCATCAAAATCCTCCAAAAAAATGGAGGCGAATTTCGATACTAATTTAAGTTCAAATGATAGGTTAATTCCTAGTAATAAGACTGAAACTGAACTCCAAAATGTGATAGAAGATAGTCATGAAAAGGAAATAGAAATCACTAGCATGCATGAGCCAATATTGACAAGTGATTGCTATGAGAATTTTTGGCTTTTTAATGATGATTCATATCTATATACTCCTAGTTTAATGGAACTTTTAGACGAGTAA